The following proteins come from a genomic window of Streptomyces liliiviolaceus:
- the hpt gene encoding hypoxanthine phosphoribosyltransferase produces the protein MRVDAKDLGTDLQSVLITKEEIDAKLVELAAKIDAEYAGKDLLIVGVLKGAVMVMADLARALSTPVTMDWMAVSSYGAGTQSSGVVRILKDLDTDIKGRHVLIVEDIIDSGLTLSWLISNLGSREPASLKVCTLLRKPEAAKVAIDVEWVGFDIPNEFVIGYGLDYAEKYRNLPFVGTLAPHVYGG, from the coding sequence ATGCGGGTGGACGCGAAAGACCTGGGCACCGACCTCCAGTCGGTGCTCATCACCAAGGAAGAGATCGACGCGAAGCTGGTCGAGCTGGCCGCGAAGATCGACGCGGAGTACGCGGGCAAGGACCTGCTCATCGTCGGTGTTCTCAAGGGCGCCGTGATGGTGATGGCGGACCTGGCGCGGGCCCTGTCCACCCCCGTCACCATGGACTGGATGGCCGTCTCCTCGTACGGCGCGGGCACCCAGTCCTCCGGAGTGGTGCGGATCCTCAAGGACCTCGACACCGACATCAAGGGCAGGCACGTCCTGATCGTCGAGGACATCATCGACTCGGGGCTGACGCTGTCCTGGCTGATCTCCAACCTCGGCTCCCGCGAGCCCGCGTCCCTCAAGGTGTGCACGCTGCTGCGCAAGCCCGAGGCCGCGAAGGTCGCGATCGACGTGGAGTGGGTCGGCTTCGACATCCCGAACGAATTCGTCATCGGGTACGGCCTCGACTACGCGGAGAAGTACCGGAACCTCCCGTTCGTCGGTACGCTCGCGCCCCATGTCTACGGCGGCTGA
- a CDS encoding phosphatidylglycerol lysyltransferase domain-containing protein, which produces MSVRIDGEKSGEVPERTAPPRGALGRPGGAPRGTRRVLHGPRPEAVPAWVARACTLVGVLDIAAGVFPRFRHSRMHTLAEVLPGALGPFAAALSLSTGVLLLLLAHGLRRRKRRAWRAAVGLLPAGALAQFTYRHSLVGVIISLALLVPLLRHRDEFTALPDPRSRWRALANFVLMGAGSLVLGLVVVSAHPHRMIGDPSLADRIEHVLYGLFGLEGPLDYAGTTSWTVAFSLGALGLLTAVTTIYLAFRPEHPAARLTEDDEARLRALLDKHGGRDSLGHFALRRDKAVVFSPSGKAAVTYRVVSGVMLASGDPIGDVEAWPGAIERFMDEATAHSWTPAVMGCSETGGEVWTRETGLDALELGDEAVVEVADFSLAGRAMRNVRQMVKRIERAGYETRVRRIRDLGEGELDRIRRAAEDWRGTDTERGFSMALGRIGDPADGDCLIATAHKADGEPGPYGDLKAVLHFVPWGVDGVSLDLMRRDRSADPGMNELLIVAALQAAPRLGVARVSLNFAMFRAALARGEKIGAGPVLRVWRGLLVFLSRWFQIESLYKFNAKFRPSWEPRFVVYRTSRDLPRIGLAALQAEGFVSLALPRVLRRRPKAPRPCAHTRAEHGVRAA; this is translated from the coding sequence ATGTCTGTCAGGATAGATGGGGAAAAGTCGGGCGAGGTTCCGGAACGAACGGCCCCGCCGCGGGGCGCACTCGGCCGACCGGGCGGCGCACCGCGCGGTACGCGCCGCGTCCTGCACGGCCCGCGCCCCGAGGCCGTCCCCGCCTGGGTCGCCCGGGCCTGCACGCTCGTGGGCGTCCTGGACATCGCCGCGGGTGTCTTCCCGCGCTTCCGCCACAGCCGGATGCACACGCTCGCGGAGGTACTGCCGGGCGCGCTCGGCCCGTTCGCCGCCGCCCTGTCGCTCAGCACGGGTGTCCTGCTGCTCCTCCTGGCCCACGGGCTGCGCCGGCGCAAACGGCGGGCGTGGCGGGCCGCGGTGGGGCTGCTCCCGGCGGGCGCCCTCGCCCAGTTCACGTACCGTCACTCGCTCGTCGGCGTGATCATCTCGCTGGCGCTGCTGGTCCCGCTGCTGCGTCACCGGGACGAGTTCACGGCGCTGCCCGACCCGCGCAGCCGCTGGCGGGCGCTCGCCAACTTCGTCCTCATGGGCGCCGGTTCGCTCGTGCTGGGCCTGGTCGTCGTCAGCGCCCACCCGCACCGCATGATCGGCGACCCGAGCCTCGCGGACCGTATCGAGCACGTGCTGTACGGCCTGTTCGGCCTGGAGGGGCCCCTCGACTACGCGGGCACCACGTCCTGGACGGTGGCCTTCTCGCTCGGCGCGCTCGGCCTGCTGACCGCCGTGACCACGATCTATCTGGCCTTCCGCCCCGAACACCCGGCCGCGCGCCTCACCGAGGACGACGAGGCGCGCCTGCGCGCCCTCCTGGACAAGCACGGCGGACGCGACTCGCTCGGCCACTTCGCGCTCCGCCGCGACAAGGCGGTCGTCTTCTCCCCCAGCGGCAAGGCGGCGGTGACCTACCGCGTCGTCTCCGGGGTGATGCTCGCCAGCGGCGACCCGATCGGCGACGTCGAGGCCTGGCCCGGCGCCATCGAGCGCTTCATGGACGAGGCCACGGCCCACTCCTGGACGCCCGCGGTCATGGGCTGCTCCGAGACCGGCGGCGAGGTCTGGACCCGCGAGACCGGCCTCGACGCCCTCGAACTGGGCGACGAGGCGGTGGTGGAGGTCGCGGATTTCTCCCTGGCCGGGCGCGCGATGCGGAACGTGCGCCAGATGGTGAAGCGCATCGAGCGGGCTGGCTACGAGACCCGGGTACGGCGCATCCGTGACCTGGGCGAGGGCGAGCTGGACCGCATCCGCAGGGCCGCGGAGGACTGGCGCGGCACCGACACCGAGCGCGGCTTCTCCATGGCGCTCGGCCGCATCGGCGACCCGGCGGACGGCGACTGTCTCATCGCGACGGCCCACAAGGCGGACGGCGAACCCGGCCCGTACGGCGACCTGAAGGCCGTGCTCCACTTCGTCCCCTGGGGCGTGGACGGGGTCTCCCTCGACCTCATGCGCCGGGACCGCTCGGCGGACCCCGGCATGAACGAACTGCTCATCGTGGCGGCCCTCCAGGCCGCGCCCCGGCTGGGCGTCGCCCGCGTCTCGCTGAACTTCGCGATGTTCCGGGCGGCCCTGGCCCGCGGCGAGAAGATCGGCGCGGGACCGGTCCTGCGGGTCTGGCGCGGACTGCTGGTGTTCCTGTCCCGCTGGTTCCAGATCGAGTCGCTCTACAAGTTCAACGCCAAGTTCCGCCCCTCCTGGGAGCCCCGCTTCGTCGTCTACCGCACGTCCCGCGACCTCCCCCGCATCGGCCTCGCCGCGCTGCAGGCCGAGGGCTTCGTGAGCCTCGCCCTCCCGCGCGTCCTGCGCCGCCGCCCGAAGGCACCCCGTCCGTGCGCCCACACACGGGCGGAACACGGCGTACGGGCGGCCTGA
- a CDS encoding DUF3180 domain-containing protein — MKELRIRTLAAVFLVAGVLSWAGARLWNSVGTLPRVPLAAPIVLALIAVVLLATAISLRSRLKAQRERVAGAKGVDPLMAARAVVFGQASALVAALVAGMYGGTGAFLLESLDIPARRDQAIYAGFSVLAGLAVIAAAFFLERVCKLPEDDDTNGNTAPA; from the coding sequence GTGAAAGAGCTGCGCATCAGGACGCTGGCCGCGGTGTTCCTCGTCGCCGGGGTGCTGTCCTGGGCGGGTGCCCGCCTGTGGAACTCGGTGGGCACGCTGCCCCGGGTCCCCCTCGCGGCCCCCATCGTCCTGGCTCTGATCGCCGTGGTCCTGCTGGCCACGGCGATCTCCCTGCGGTCCCGGCTGAAGGCCCAGCGCGAGCGCGTGGCCGGCGCCAAGGGGGTCGACCCCCTGATGGCCGCCCGCGCGGTCGTCTTCGGCCAGGCCAGCGCGCTGGTCGCGGCCCTCGTCGCCGGGATGTACGGGGGCACCGGCGCGTTCCTGCTGGAGTCGCTGGACATCCCCGCCCGCCGCGACCAGGCCATCTACGCCGGCTTCTCGGTCCTGGCGGGCCTCGCCGTCATAGCGGCCGCCTTCTTCCTGGAACGAGTCTGCAAACTCCCGGAAGACGACGACACGAACGGCAACACGGCCCCGGCCTAG
- a CDS encoding alpha/beta hydrolase, translating to MGLTSNKVLALVVLVAVLLFVGTVWCWPLLARRDWRAVSGRIALLTATQVAVFASVGLGANQAFGFYASWADLLGRESGQGVVVDHDPGDTAGPLQVVGTRQVNVSGGARPQIGGQLQKVELVGRRTHIASPAYVYLPPEYFQPRYRTRTFPAAVVLTGYPGTAEALVKGLHYPQTAHALAKDGRMQPMILVMMRPTVAPPRDTECVDVPGGPRTETFFAQDLPDAVSHHYRVGRKPGSWGVVGDSTGGYCALKLAIHHPGTYAAGAGLSPYYRPPSDPTTGDLFHGDQEVRDSADLVWYLGHRPAPDTSLLVTSSRQGESNYRETLRFIDLVEAKKPTRISSIILDSGGHNFNTWRREIPATLQWLSGRLSDR from the coding sequence ATGGGACTCACGAGCAACAAGGTGCTGGCACTGGTGGTCCTCGTCGCCGTGCTGCTGTTCGTCGGCACGGTGTGGTGCTGGCCGCTGCTCGCGCGCCGCGACTGGCGTGCCGTGTCGGGGCGGATCGCCCTGCTGACGGCCACTCAGGTCGCGGTGTTCGCGTCGGTGGGCCTCGGCGCCAACCAGGCCTTCGGCTTCTACGCGAGCTGGGCCGACCTCCTCGGCCGGGAGTCCGGACAGGGCGTCGTGGTCGACCACGACCCCGGGGACACGGCCGGGCCGCTCCAGGTGGTCGGCACCCGGCAGGTCAACGTGTCCGGCGGGGCGCGGCCACAGATCGGCGGCCAGCTCCAGAAGGTCGAACTGGTGGGCCGGCGCACCCACATCGCCAGTCCCGCGTACGTCTATCTGCCGCCGGAGTACTTCCAGCCGCGGTACCGCACCCGTACGTTCCCGGCCGCTGTCGTGCTCACCGGCTATCCGGGCACCGCGGAGGCGCTCGTCAAGGGCCTGCACTATCCGCAGACCGCCCACGCGCTGGCCAAGGACGGCCGCATGCAGCCGATGATCCTCGTCATGATGCGGCCGACCGTCGCACCGCCGCGCGACACCGAGTGCGTGGACGTCCCCGGCGGGCCGCGGACCGAGACGTTCTTCGCCCAGGACCTCCCCGACGCCGTGTCACATCACTACAGGGTGGGGAGGAAACCCGGCAGCTGGGGCGTCGTCGGGGACTCGACGGGCGGCTACTGCGCGCTGAAACTCGCGATCCACCACCCGGGGACGTACGCCGCGGGGGCGGGCCTGTCCCCGTACTACCGGCCGCCGTCCGACCCCACGACGGGCGATCTCTTCCACGGGGACCAGGAGGTGCGCGACAGCGCCGATCTGGTCTGGTACCTCGGGCACCGGCCCGCGCCCGACACCTCGCTGCTCGTCACCAGCAGCAGACAGGGCGAGAGCAACTACCGGGAGACGCTGAGGTTCATCGACCTGGTCGAGGCGAAGAAGCCGACCCGGATCTCGTCGATCATCCTCGACAGCGGCGGCCACAACTTCAACACCTGGCGGCGCGAGATCCCGGCGACCCTCCAGTGGCTCAGCGGACGCCTCAGCGACCGCTGA
- the folB gene encoding dihydroneopterin aldolase — translation MDRVALRGLRARGHHGVFPKEREEGQTFIVDLVLGLDTRPAAADDDLTKTVHYGIVAEEVVAVVQGDAVNLIETLAERIATTCLKHDGVQEVEVCVHKPDAPITVPFDDVTVTIIRSRA, via the coding sequence GTGGATCGTGTCGCGCTGCGCGGCCTCAGGGCCCGTGGTCACCACGGCGTCTTCCCCAAGGAACGCGAAGAGGGCCAGACCTTCATCGTGGACCTCGTCCTGGGCCTGGACACCCGGCCCGCCGCGGCCGACGACGACCTCACGAAGACCGTGCACTACGGCATCGTGGCGGAGGAGGTCGTGGCCGTCGTCCAGGGCGACGCGGTGAACCTCATCGAGACCCTCGCCGAGCGGATCGCCACCACCTGTCTGAAGCACGACGGGGTCCAGGAGGTCGAGGTGTGCGTCCACAAGCCGGACGCCCCGATCACGGTCCCCTTCGACGACGTGACCGTCACCATCATCCGGAGCCGTGCATGA
- a CDS encoding nuclear transport factor 2 family protein → MSAPHTDVEQVELANTAFYETLEQGDFEELSSLWLTPSDLGQDEEYHDPAQAGEISCVHPGWPVLNGRGEVLRSYALIMANTEYIQFFLTDVHVSVTGDTALVTCTENILSGGPPPEDSDELGPLVGQLVVATNVFRRTSDGWKLWSHHASPVLAETDEDEPDDPTP, encoded by the coding sequence GTGAGCGCCCCGCACACGGACGTCGAACAGGTCGAACTCGCCAACACGGCCTTCTACGAGACGCTCGAACAGGGCGACTTCGAGGAACTGTCCTCCCTCTGGCTGACCCCCTCCGACCTGGGCCAGGACGAGGAGTACCACGACCCCGCGCAGGCCGGTGAGATCTCCTGCGTCCACCCCGGCTGGCCGGTCCTCAACGGCCGCGGCGAGGTCCTGCGCTCGTACGCGCTGATCATGGCGAACACCGAGTACATCCAGTTCTTCCTGACCGACGTGCATGTCTCGGTCACCGGTGACACCGCGCTGGTGACCTGCACGGAGAACATCCTCAGCGGCGGCCCCCCGCCCGAGGACAGCGACGAACTCGGACCGCTCGTGGGTCAGCTCGTCGTCGCCACGAACGTGTTCCGCCGCACCTCGGACGGCTGGAAGCTCTGGTCTCACCACGCCTCCCCCGTCCTCGCCGAGACCGACGAGGACGAGCCGGACGACCCGACGCCCTGA
- the folK gene encoding 2-amino-4-hydroxy-6-hydroxymethyldihydropteridine diphosphokinase — protein MTAFTEGQSDPTVQPVPAAVVEQVDAADSTLHNPRRAVLSLGSNLGNRLETIQGAIDALEDTPGVRVKAVSPVYETEPWGVETDSQPSYFNAVIVLKTTLPPSSLLERAHAVEEAFHRVRDERWGPRTIDVDIVAYADVVSDDPTLTLPHPRAHERAFVLAPWNDVEPEAQLPGRGPVAQLLAAVTRDGVAPRADLELQLPE, from the coding sequence ATGACAGCGTTCACCGAGGGCCAGAGCGACCCGACCGTCCAGCCGGTCCCCGCCGCCGTAGTGGAACAGGTCGACGCCGCCGACTCGACCCTGCACAACCCCAGGCGGGCCGTGCTCTCCCTCGGCTCGAACCTCGGCAACCGCCTGGAGACCATCCAGGGCGCCATCGACGCCCTGGAGGACACCCCCGGAGTCCGCGTCAAGGCGGTCTCCCCGGTGTACGAGACCGAGCCGTGGGGCGTGGAGACGGACAGCCAGCCGTCGTACTTCAACGCGGTGATCGTGCTGAAGACGACCCTCCCCCCGTCCTCGCTCCTGGAGCGGGCGCACGCCGTGGAAGAGGCCTTCCACCGGGTACGGGACGAGCGCTGGGGCCCCCGCACGATCGACGTCGACATCGTGGCGTACGCGGACGTGGTCTCCGACGATCCGACGCTGACCCTCCCCCATCCGCGCGCCCACGAGCGTGCCTTCGTCCTGGCCCCCTGGAACGACGTGGAGCCCGAGGCCCAGCTGCCCGGCCGCGGACCGGTGGCCCAGCTGCTCGCCGCGGTCACCCGTGACGGTGTCGCGCCCCGGGCCGACCTGGAACTCCAGCTGCCCGAGTAG
- the folE gene encoding GTP cyclohydrolase I FolE gives MTDPVRLDSEGVIGEFDEKRAENAVRELLIAVGEDPDREGLRETPGRVARAYQEIFAGLRQRAEDVLTTTFDLGHDEMVLVKDIEVFSTCEHHLVPFRGVAHVGYIPSTSGKITGLSKLARLVDVYARRPQVQERLTTQIADSLMEILEPRGVIVVVECEHMCMSMRGIRKPGAKTITSAVRGQLRDAATRNEAMSLIMAR, from the coding sequence ATGACCGACCCCGTGAGGCTGGACAGCGAGGGTGTGATCGGCGAATTCGACGAGAAGCGCGCCGAGAACGCCGTACGAGAACTGCTGATCGCGGTCGGTGAGGATCCGGACCGGGAAGGGCTGCGGGAGACGCCGGGGCGGGTCGCCCGGGCGTACCAGGAGATCTTCGCGGGGCTGCGGCAGCGGGCCGAGGACGTCCTGACGACGACGTTCGACCTGGGCCACGACGAGATGGTCCTCGTGAAGGACATCGAGGTGTTCTCGACCTGTGAGCACCATCTGGTGCCGTTCCGGGGTGTGGCGCACGTGGGCTACATCCCGAGCACGTCCGGGAAGATCACGGGCCTGTCGAAGCTCGCGCGGCTCGTGGACGTGTACGCGCGGCGGCCGCAGGTGCAGGAACGGCTCACCACGCAGATCGCGGACTCGCTGATGGAGATCCTTGAGCCGCGTGGGGTGATCGTGGTGGTGGAGTGCGAGCACATGTGCATGTCGATGCGGGGGATTCGTAAGCCGGGGGCCAAGACGATAACTTCTGCCGTTCGGGGGCAGTTGCGGGATGCGGCCACGCGGAACGAGGCGATGAGTCTGATCATGGCTCGTTGA
- the folP gene encoding dihydropteroate synthase — translation MSKMSGRGQVSGLPAWDRCAVMGVVNVTPDSFSDGGRFFDTTAAVKHGLDLVAEGADLVDVGGESTRPGAARVDEAEELKRVIPVVRGLASEGVTVSVDTMRASVAERSLAAGAALVNDVSGGLADPAMIPAVAAAGAPFVVMHWRGFLQGSTVRGSYEDVVSEVVDELHARVEAVLAGGIAPDRIVVDPGLGFSKEAEHDLVLLAHLDRLREIGHPLLVAASRKRFLGRVLAGPEGAPPPARERDAATAAVSALAAHQGAWAVRVHEVRATADAVRVARAVEGARAAEGTATGEGAR, via the coding sequence ATGAGCAAGATGAGTGGGCGAGGGCAAGTGTCAGGGCTCCCGGCGTGGGACCGCTGCGCGGTCATGGGCGTCGTGAACGTGACCCCCGACTCCTTCTCCGACGGCGGCCGCTTCTTCGACACGACCGCCGCCGTCAAGCACGGCCTCGACCTGGTCGCGGAGGGCGCCGACCTGGTCGACGTGGGCGGCGAGTCCACCCGCCCCGGAGCCGCCCGCGTCGACGAGGCGGAGGAGCTCAAACGCGTCATACCCGTCGTCCGCGGCCTCGCCTCCGAAGGCGTCACGGTCTCCGTGGACACCATGCGCGCCTCCGTGGCCGAGCGCTCCCTCGCAGCGGGCGCCGCACTCGTCAACGACGTCAGCGGCGGCCTGGCCGACCCGGCGATGATCCCCGCCGTCGCCGCCGCGGGCGCCCCCTTCGTGGTCATGCACTGGCGCGGCTTCCTCCAGGGCAGCACCGTACGGGGGTCGTACGAGGACGTCGTCTCCGAAGTCGTCGACGAGCTCCACGCACGCGTGGAGGCCGTTCTGGCGGGCGGTATCGCCCCCGACCGCATCGTCGTGGACCCGGGCCTCGGCTTCTCCAAGGAGGCCGAGCACGACCTCGTCCTCCTCGCCCACCTCGACCGGCTCCGGGAGATCGGCCACCCCCTGCTGGTGGCGGCCTCCCGCAAGCGGTTCCTCGGCCGCGTACTGGCGGGCCCGGAAGGTGCCCCGCCGCCCGCCCGGGAGCGCGACGCGGCCACCGCCGCGGTCTCCGCGCTCGCCGCCCACCAGGGCGCGTGGGCCGTCCGCGTCCACGAGGTACGGGCCACCGCCGACGCCGTCCGGGTCGCCAGGGCCGTGGAGGGCGCCCGCGCCGCGGAGGGAACCGCGACCGGTGAGGGAGCCCGGTGA
- the ftsH gene encoding ATP-dependent zinc metalloprotease FtsH: MDVKRYFRGPVMWIVLAVLAVVVLMQVVGSSGGYKTVDTGQVVQAISDNKVKQAKITTGDEQVIKAELKDGEKIEGSSKIQASYIGDQGVNLATTLQDKFQNKQIPDGYTVSPTKQNAFVGILLSLLPFVLIVVVFLFLMNQMQGGGSRVMQFGKSKAKLITKDTPKTTFADVAGSDEAVEELHEIKEFLQEPAKFQAVGAKIPKGVLLYGPPGTGKTLLARAVAGEAGVPFYSISGSDFVEMFVGVGASRVRDLFEQAKANAPAIVFVDEIDAVGRHRGAGLGGGHDEREQTLNQLLVEMDGFDVKGGVILIAATNRPDILDPALLRPGRFDRQIAVDRPDMLGRLEILKVHQKGKPVAPDVDLSAVARRTPGFTGADLSNVLNEAALLTARSNQKLIDNHMLDEAIDRVVAGPQKRTRIMSDKEKKITAYHEGGHALVAAASPNSDPVHKITILSRGRALGYTMVLPDEDKYSTTRNEMLDQLAYMLGGRAAEELVFHDPTTGAANDIEKATATARAMVTQYGMTERLGAIKFGGDNTEPFLGREMSHPRDYSEEVAALVDEEVKKLIENAHNEAWEILVENRDVLDALVLQLLEKETLSKEQIAEVFTPLVKRPARPAWTGSSRRTPSTRPPVLSPRELSLTNGTNGSAPAITTSKANTSAEAHPVTEPAPEDRTES; encoded by the coding sequence ATGGACGTGAAGCGATACTTCCGTGGGCCGGTCATGTGGATCGTGCTGGCCGTCCTTGCCGTGGTCGTGTTGATGCAGGTCGTCGGCTCGTCCGGCGGCTACAAGACGGTGGACACCGGCCAGGTCGTCCAGGCGATCAGTGACAACAAGGTCAAACAAGCCAAGATCACAACCGGCGACGAGCAGGTCATCAAGGCCGAGCTCAAGGACGGCGAAAAGATCGAGGGCAGCTCGAAGATCCAGGCGAGCTACATCGGCGACCAGGGTGTGAACCTGGCCACGACCCTCCAGGACAAGTTCCAGAACAAGCAGATCCCGGACGGCTACACGGTCTCGCCGACCAAGCAGAACGCGTTCGTCGGCATCCTGCTGTCCCTGCTTCCCTTCGTCCTCATCGTCGTCGTCTTCCTGTTCCTGATGAATCAGATGCAGGGCGGCGGCTCCCGGGTCATGCAGTTCGGGAAGTCCAAGGCGAAGCTCATCACCAAGGACACCCCGAAGACGACGTTCGCCGACGTGGCGGGCTCGGACGAGGCGGTCGAGGAACTCCACGAGATCAAGGAGTTCCTCCAGGAGCCGGCGAAGTTCCAGGCCGTCGGCGCCAAGATCCCCAAGGGCGTCCTGCTGTACGGGCCTCCCGGTACGGGCAAGACGCTGCTCGCGCGTGCCGTCGCGGGCGAGGCGGGCGTCCCCTTCTACTCGATCTCCGGTTCCGACTTCGTCGAGATGTTCGTCGGTGTCGGTGCCTCGCGTGTGCGCGACCTGTTCGAGCAGGCCAAGGCGAACGCCCCGGCGATCGTCTTCGTGGACGAGATCGACGCGGTCGGCCGCCATCGCGGCGCCGGCCTCGGCGGCGGCCACGACGAGCGCGAGCAGACGCTGAACCAGCTGCTCGTCGAGATGGACGGCTTCGACGTCAAGGGCGGCGTGATCCTCATCGCCGCGACGAACCGCCCGGACATCCTCGACCCGGCCCTGCTGCGCCCCGGCCGCTTCGACCGCCAGATCGCGGTCGACCGCCCGGACATGCTGGGCCGTCTGGAGATCCTCAAGGTCCACCAGAAGGGCAAGCCGGTCGCGCCGGACGTCGACCTGTCGGCCGTCGCGCGTCGTACGCCGGGCTTCACGGGTGCGGACCTGTCGAACGTGCTGAACGAAGCCGCGCTGCTCACCGCGCGCAGCAACCAGAAGCTGATCGACAACCACATGCTCGACGAGGCGATCGACCGTGTGGTCGCGGGCCCGCAGAAGCGGACCCGGATCATGTCGGACAAGGAGAAGAAGATCACCGCGTACCACGAGGGCGGACACGCCCTGGTCGCGGCGGCCTCACCGAACTCCGACCCGGTGCACAAGATCACGATCCTCTCCAGAGGCCGTGCTCTCGGCTACACGATGGTCCTGCCGGACGAGGACAAGTACTCCACGACCCGCAACGAGATGCTCGACCAGCTGGCCTACATGCTGGGCGGGCGCGCGGCCGAGGAGCTCGTCTTCCACGACCCGACCACGGGTGCCGCGAACGACATCGAGAAGGCCACGGCAACGGCCCGCGCGATGGTCACGCAGTACGGCATGACCGAGCGCCTCGGCGCCATCAAGTTCGGCGGCGACAACACCGAGCCCTTCCTGGGCCGGGAGATGTCGCACCCGCGCGACTACTCGGAAGAGGTCGCCGCGCTCGTCGACGAAGAGGTCAAGAAGCTCATCGAGAACGCGCACAACGAGGCCTGGGAGATCCTGGTCGAGAACCGCGACGTCCTCGACGCGCTGGTGCTCCAGCTGCTGGAGAAGGAGACGCTGAGCAAGGAGCAGATCGCCGAGGTCTTCACTCCGCTCGTCAAGCGTCCGGCCCGCCCCGCGTGGACCGGCTCCTCCCGCCGCACCCCGTCGACCCGCCCGCCGGTGCTCTCCCCCCGGGAGCTGTCACTGACGAACGGGACGAACGGCTCGGCCCCCGCGATCACCACCTCGAAGGCGAACACGTCCGCCGAGGCCCACCCGGTGACCGAGCCGGCCCCCGAGGACCGCACCGAGAGCTGA